The following are from one region of the Arachis duranensis cultivar V14167 chromosome 10, aradu.V14167.gnm2.J7QH, whole genome shotgun sequence genome:
- the LOC107468157 gene encoding F-box protein At5g46170 gives MSSLRADLPCRIYPEPDSIEIDHFDRLPDSLLLLVFNKIGDVKALGRCCVVSRRFHSLVPQVENVVVRVDCVISDDDSSSSAAASDKSRGPFSNLFRLVFGGIVKPLQALGQFLGPKRASSSLGSSSGPGPSSSASSSLAVGSEDDGDADQGGVTHHSPTQVLKNFNEIRLLRIELPSGELGIEDGVLLKWRADFGSTLDNCVILGASSVIQAKSCDNVASEVVGGNNGEDNGSIPDSFYTNGGLKLRVVWTISSLIAASARHYLLQPIISEHRTLDSLVLTDADGQGVLYMNRDQLEELRVKPLSASSASKRTLVPALNMRLWYAPHLELPDGVVLKGATLVAIRPSEQSPAPAAKKENSDVSWVSTAFEEPYRTAARMLVKRRTYCLEMNSF, from the coding sequence ATGTCATCCCTGCGCGCAGATCTACCCTGCCGGATCTACCCGGAGCCCGATTCCATCGAGATCGACCACTTCGACCGCCTCCCCGACTCCCTCCTCCTCCTCGTCTTCAACAAGATCGGCGACGTCAAAGCCCTAGGCCGATGTTGCGTCGTTTCCAGAAGGTTCCATTCCCTCGTCCCACAGGTTGAAAACGTCGTCGTTCGCGTCGATTGCGTCATCTCCGACGACGATTCTTCTTCCTCCGCCGCCGCTTCTGACAAATCCCGCGGCCCCTTCTCCAACCTCTTCCGCTTAGTCTTCGGCGGCATCGTCAAGCCTCTTCAAGCCCTGGGCCAGTTCCTGGGCCCAAAACGGGCCTCATCCTCTTTGGGCTCTTCATCCGGCCCAGGTCCATCGTCTTCCGCGTCTTCCTCGCTTGCCGTGGGCAGCGAGGACGACGGTGACGCCGATCAAGGAGGCGTTACCCACCACTCACCGACACAAGTCCTCAAGAACTTCAACGAGATTCGCCTCCTTCGGATTGAGCTCCCAAGCGGTGAATTAGGGATCGAAGACGGAGTACTCCTCAAGTGGAGGGCAGATTTCGGCTCAACCCTTGACAATTGCGTGATCCTCGGAGCTTCCTCTGTAATTCAGGCTAAATCATGCGACAATGTCGCTTCTGAAGTTGTTGGCGGCAACAATGGCGAAGACAACGGAAGCATTCCCGATTCGTTCTACACAAACGGAGGGTTGAAGCTTCGCGTGGTTTGGACCATAAGCTCTTTGATCGCGGCGTCCGCGCGGCATTACCTTCTTCAGCCGATAATTTCGGAGCATAGGACATTGGACAGTTTGGTTCTGACCGATGCCGATGGTCAGGGAGTGTTGTATATGAACAGGGATCAGCTTGAGGAGCTCAGAGTGAAGCCCCTTTCGGCTTCGTCGGCTTCCAAGAGGACCCTTGTTCCGGCGTTGAACATGAGGCTGTGGTATGCGCCGCACTTGGAGCTGCCTGATGGGGTTGTTTTGAAGGGCGCCACGCTTGTCGCCATTAGGCCGAGTGAGCAGTCGCCAGCCCCTGCTGCAAAGAAGGAGAATTCTGATGTTTCTTGGGTGTCTACTGCTTTCGAGGAACCGTACCGGACGGCAGCTAGGATGCTGGTGAAGAGGAGGACTTACTGCCTTGAAATGAACTCTTTTTGA